The proteins below come from a single Aegilops tauschii subsp. strangulata cultivar AL8/78 chromosome 6, Aet v6.0, whole genome shotgun sequence genomic window:
- the LOC109745277 gene encoding probable potassium transporter 16, whose translation MAMASARSTLEIVPHSGDLEVPPADVPRQDSLYRDATRPAHGGHHGQDNWVRTLRLGFQCVGILYADLGTSPLYVFSNTFKYGVGHKDDVLGVLSLIIYSFLLFAMVKIIFIALYANDDGDGGTFALYSLISRYARVALIPNQQAEDDLVSSHRHLSATRRRAQWMKNLLETSKPAKLTLFFLTIFATALAISDCMLTPPISVLSAVNGLRLRAPHLTTDQIVWITVGILILFFAVQHLGTDKIGYTFAPLVVVWLLLIAGIGLYNLIKYDIGTLRAFNPKYIFDYFRRNKKKGWVSLGEILLCFTGTEALFADLGYFSIKSIQLSFSFGLLPSVLLTYIGQAAYLRTHMDMTISNAFFNSIPSTLFWPTFVLALLASVIGSQAMVSCAFATMSHLQTLSCFPRVKILHTSRRYSGQLYIPEVNFFLCVASCIVTISFRTTGFIAKAHEICVALVMVITTLLMTIVMLLVWKVNIWWIAAFFVVFMSTETVYLSAVLYKFTQGPYFPLAMSAVLMVIMIVWHYVHVKRYKYELQHTVSPDEVKHLLERHDLKRVPGLGLFYTELVQGIPPIFPHLIEKIPTVHSVIVFISVKHLPIPHVDVQERFLFRQVEPKESMVFRCVARYGYRDTLEMAGDFVATLVEYLQYYVRDLSLYCTAEPLRTSYPSIRIDSFRWEKKPSGRSGRSGHGHGIHAEEMLTPIQSFSELTMHQVGMSNRLPQFQTAKMNLEEMLRIEEDQKVIQREVDNGVVYILGETEVVAKPHSNLLKKIAVNYIFDFLRKNSRKGEKMLSIPRGQLLKVGITYEI comes from the exons GACAACTGGGTGAGGACACTGCGGCTGGGCTTCCAGTGCGTGGGGATCCTCTACGCCGACCTCGGGACGTCGCCGCTCTACGTCTTCTCCAACACCTTCAAGTACGGTGTCGGGCACAAGGACGACGTGCTGGGCGTCCTCTCCCTCATCATCTACAGCTTCCTGCTCTTCGCCATGGTCAAGATCATCTTCATCGCGCTCTACGCCAACGACGACGGGGATG GGGGAACGTTCGCGCTCTACTCGCTGATCTCGAGGTACGCGAGGGTGGCGCTGATCCCGAACCAGCAGGCGGAGGACGACCTCGTGTCTAGCCACCGGCATCTGTcggcgacgaggaggagggcgcAGTGGATGAAGAACCTGCTGGAGACGAGCAAGCCGGCCAAGCTCACGCTCTTCTTCCTCACCATCTTCGCCACGGCGCTCGCCATCAGCGACTGCATGCTAACCCCTCCCATCTCCG TACTATCTGCGGTCAACGGTCTGCGACTGAGAGCGCCTCACCTGACAACAG ATCAGATAGTGTGGATCACAGTGGGCATTCTGATATTGTTCTTCGCGGTGCAACACCTCGGGACCGACAAGATCGGTTACACGTTTGCTCCGCTCGTCGTCGTGTGGCTTCTCCTCATCGCCGGTATCGGGCTTTACAACCTGATCAAGTACGATATCGGCACCCTGAGGGCCTTCAACCCCAAGTACATCTTCGACTATTTCCGAAGGAACAAGAAGAAGGGATGGGTTTCGCTCGGTGAAATCCTTCTTTGCTTTACAG GCACGGAAGCCCTCTTTGCTGATCTAGGTTACTTCAGCATAAAGTCAATTCAG CTGAGCTTTAGCTTTGGCTTACTCCCCTCCGTGTTGCTCACTTATATTGGGCAAGCAGCTTACCTCCGGACGCACATGGACATGACAATATCCAACGCTTTCTTCAATTCCATTCCAA GCACTTTGTTCTGGCCGACGTTCGTCCTCGCGCTTCTGGCTTCGGTCATCGGAAGCCAAGCCATGGTCTCATGCGCCTTCGCGACTATGTCACATCTGCAAACACTTAGCTGCTTCCCGAGGGTGAAGATACTGCACACGTCAAGGCGTTACTCGGGCCAACTCTACATCCCTGAAGTCAACTTCTTCCTCTGCGTGGCTTCTTGTATCGTCACCATAAGCTTCAGGACAACCGGTTTCATCGCCAAAGCACATG AGATCTGTGTGGCTCTTGTGATGGTGATCACGACGCTGTTGATGACGATCGTGATGCTCCTGGTGTGGAAGGTGAACATCTGGTGGATCGCCGCCTTCTTCGTCGTCTTCATGTCCACAGAGACCGTCTACCTGTCGGCGGTGCTGTACAAGTTCACCCAGGGCCCCTACTTCCCGCTGGCCATGTCGGCGGTGCTCATGGTGATCATGATCGTGTGGCACTACGTGCACGTGAAGCGGTACAAGTACGAGCTCCAGCACACGGTGTCGCCCGACGAGGTGAAGCACCTTCTCGAGCGCCACGACCTCAAGCGGGTCCCGGGGCTCGGCCTCTTCTACACGGAGCTGGTGCAGGGCATCCCGCCCATCTTCCCCCACCTCATCGAGAAGATCCCCACCGTCCACTCCGTCATCGTCTTCATCTCCGTCAAGCACCTGCCCATCCCGCACGTCGACGTTCAGGAGCGCTTCCTCTTCCGGCAAGTGGAGCCCAAGGAGAGCATGGTGTTCCGGTGCGTCGCTCGGTACGGCTACCGGGACACCCTCGAGATGGCCGGTGACTTCGTGGCCACCCTCGTCGAGTACCTCCAGTACTATGTCCGGGACCTCAGCCTCTACTGTACGGCCGAGCCTCTCAGGACAAGCTACCCTAGCATTCGGATCGATAGCTTTAGATGGGAGAAGAAGCCCTCGGGGCGCTCGGGGCGCTCGGGGCATGGCCATGGCATCCATGCCGAGGAGATGCTTACACCAATCCAGTCCTTCTCTGAGCTCACAATGCATCAAGTTGGTATGAGCAACCGGCTGCCGCAATTTCAG ACGGCCAAGATGAACCTAGAGGAGATGCTAAGAATAGAGGAGGACCAAAAGGTGATCCAACGGGAGGTGGATAATGGTGTGGTGTACATACTTGGGGAGACTGAAGTGGTGGCCAAGCCTCACTCCAACCTCCTTAAAAAGATTGCCGTAAACTACATCTTCGACTTCCTACGGAAGAACTCTCGGAAAGGGGAGAAGATGTTGTCCATTCCACGCGGGCAACTGCTCAAGGTTGGTATCACGTATGAAATATAA
- the LOC109745269 gene encoding GDSL esterase/lipase At5g37690-like, with protein sequence MRRLYGLGARKVAFNGLPLLGCIPSQRVKSATGECIAQVNSYAVQFNAAAKKLLDGMNAKLPGAQMALADCYSVVKELINHPERNGFTTFDTSCCGVDTKVGGLCLPDSTPCRDRKAYVFWDAYHTSDAANRVIADRLSAGMTTASSGSSSSRRRARASRGAGSFSFSPGLKI encoded by the exons ATGCGGAGGCTGTACGGGCTCGGCGCGCGGAAGGTGGCCTTCAACGGGCTGCCCCTGCTGGGCTGCATCCCGTCGCAGCGCGTCAAGTCGGCCACCGGGGAGTGCATAGCCCAGGTGAACAGCTACGCCGTGCAGTTCAAcgccgccgccaagaagctgcTCGACGGCATGAACGCCAAGCTGCCCGGCGCGCAGATGGCGCTCGCTGACTGCTACTCCGTCGTCAAGGAGCTCATCAACCACCCTGAGAGAAACG GGTTCACGACGTTCGACACGTCGTGCTGTGGCGTGGACACCAAGGTCGGGGGCCTCTGCCTGCCGGATTCGACGCCCTGCCGCGACCGCAAGGCGTATGTGTTCTGGGACGCGTACCACACCTCCGACGCCGCCAATCGGGTCATCGCCGACCGCCTCTCGGCCGGCATGACGACCGCCAGCTCCGGCTCCAGCTCCTCGCGCCGGCGCGCCAGGGCCAGCCGCGGTGCCGGCTCCTTCTCCTTCTCGCCGGGCTTAAAGATTTAA